A single region of the Epinephelus moara isolate mb chromosome 16, YSFRI_EMoa_1.0, whole genome shotgun sequence genome encodes:
- the fam131c gene encoding protein FAM131C isoform X2, with the protein MGACLCKGHKEFHHPMTASQDQAVEGQTSSAKDDQNPSNGSVADKSSGYDIGELATSSLMGLVATIKEHITQPTAMAQGRVAHLIEWKGWGGGGEARGGGGGWSGARGKGGGGWGGIGAELQEDEQFYSQMTDEIKEARFAAGVAEQFALAEASMNVWSMNDGLEQPSTSLQAQSHFLSQFLLDGGSVSVPQHLYSIHAQTYGDNRAANLVPPSVVDSISPTSNTQQDRERPLEDKSTATAEAAVRHVDSSSLSEDDVFYN; encoded by the exons ATGGGTGCCTGCCTCTGCAAAGGTCACAAAG AGTTCCACCATCCCATGACGGCATCGCAGGACCAGGCTGTGGAGGGTCAGACATCCTCTGCCAAG GATGACCAGAATCCATCCAACGGCAGTGTGGCAGATAAAAGCAGCGGCTATGATATTGGCGAGCTGGCCACCTCCTCTTTGATGG GTCTGGTGGCCACGATAAAGGAGCATATAACGCAGCCGACGGCGATGGCCCAGGGGCGAGTTGCTCACCTGATTGAGTGGAAGGGTTGGGGTGGAGGTGGCGAAGCTAGGGGAGGTGGGGGTGGTTGGAGCGGGGCCCGGGGTAAAGGAGGCGGAGGCTGGGGGGGGATAGGGGCCGAGCTGCAGGAAGATGAGCAGTTCTACTCCCAAATGACGGACGAGATCAAGGAGGCTCGCTTCGCTGCAG GCGTAGCAGAGCAGTTTGCCCTGGCTGAGGCATCAATGAATGTGTGGTCGATGAACGACGGCTTGGAGCAGCCGTCCACCAGTTTACAAG CACAAAGCCACTTCTTGTCCCAGTTCCTGCTGGACGGTGGAAGCGTCAGCGTTCCCCAACACCTGTACAGCATCCACGCCCAGACTTACGGCGACAACAGGGCGGCCAATCTGGTCCCTCCATCAGTGGTTGACTCCATTTCCCCAACGTCCAACACCCAGCAGGACAGAGAACGTCCCCTCGAGGACAAGAGCACTGCGACTGCAGAGGCTGCTGTACGACACGTAGACAGCAGCTCGCTATCCGAGGATGACGTTTTTTATAACTAG
- the fam131c gene encoding protein FAM131C isoform X1, with translation MGACLCKGHKEFHHPMTASQDQAVEGQTSSAKDDQNPSNGSVADKSSGYDIGELATSSLMGLVATIKEHITQPTAMAQGRVAHLIEWKGWGGGGEARGGGGGWSGARGKGGGGWGGIGAELQEDEQFYSQMTDEIKEARFAAGVAEQFALAEASMNVWSMNDGLEQPSTSLQAAQSHFLSQFLLDGGSVSVPQHLYSIHAQTYGDNRAANLVPPSVVDSISPTSNTQQDRERPLEDKSTATAEAAVRHVDSSSLSEDDVFYN, from the exons ATGGGTGCCTGCCTCTGCAAAGGTCACAAAG AGTTCCACCATCCCATGACGGCATCGCAGGACCAGGCTGTGGAGGGTCAGACATCCTCTGCCAAG GATGACCAGAATCCATCCAACGGCAGTGTGGCAGATAAAAGCAGCGGCTATGATATTGGCGAGCTGGCCACCTCCTCTTTGATGG GTCTGGTGGCCACGATAAAGGAGCATATAACGCAGCCGACGGCGATGGCCCAGGGGCGAGTTGCTCACCTGATTGAGTGGAAGGGTTGGGGTGGAGGTGGCGAAGCTAGGGGAGGTGGGGGTGGTTGGAGCGGGGCCCGGGGTAAAGGAGGCGGAGGCTGGGGGGGGATAGGGGCCGAGCTGCAGGAAGATGAGCAGTTCTACTCCCAAATGACGGACGAGATCAAGGAGGCTCGCTTCGCTGCAG GCGTAGCAGAGCAGTTTGCCCTGGCTGAGGCATCAATGAATGTGTGGTCGATGAACGACGGCTTGGAGCAGCCGTCCACCAGTTTACAAG CAGCACAAAGCCACTTCTTGTCCCAGTTCCTGCTGGACGGTGGAAGCGTCAGCGTTCCCCAACACCTGTACAGCATCCACGCCCAGACTTACGGCGACAACAGGGCGGCCAATCTGGTCCCTCCATCAGTGGTTGACTCCATTTCCCCAACGTCCAACACCCAGCAGGACAGAGAACGTCCCCTCGAGGACAAGAGCACTGCGACTGCAGAGGCTGCTGTACGACACGTAGACAGCAGCTCGCTATCCGAGGATGACGTTTTTTATAACTAG